The region tcacatctccactttccgtttttttatgatattacataaaatcataattttttcattatatcatacttgtgtgaataatatgtcacccttataatgaaataagttgcagcaataaatatctaatgcactaaatcagttgtcaatccgatTTTTCTacttcttggaggaaaaaatttgaataaacctaatttcatataataaaatacaaaagaacaagtggaaatgtgacatcatcagctcacctaatgaatattcaggattactgttttcacaaaatattgctaaactttaaaattcaataacttatttgttatccgattttgatgaaattttcggcattttgcttagtgaattctactctatttattaagctatacatactttcagcccagaccatccctttaagttggtcattcgattagagtatggaatttagagcggagcaattgtcgcgaGAGTAATTGTCATGGAACCTATGATCCTACAGCACTATTCGTATAAAGATAGGGGTTAACCtaggtgtagtggtccacctgtaCACCCCTTATCAATTTTATCAGACCAGTGGGTCACAATGATTCAGTTCACTTTTCACCTCCCTggcacaggtgatgccaaacaaataTGTGATACAATCTACCATAATATGAAAGAGAAATTCACTGTTAAGGTGCAGTTCAATAGTGGGAGAGGTGCTTcagatattattttttgttgagCAATAGTGAAATTATTTTGTCCAAAAATAATTGTACACTTCTATTCTTATTATAGATACTGcctatttcttcatcattatcagtgtcatttcaggttttatttcatcattaaaagaaaatgtttagtTATAAGTCAATACTGTTTATTTTAGAAGCATGAAATGTTACTGTAAATTTAAATTTGcgattgtattttttaaaggcTCAAAGCGAAAATAcatcattaaataaataaacttcaACTTTCATCTTCCTTTATCTTGTCTGAGTAGTTCAGTGTATAGTCCTGTTTTATAGAACAAGAAAACCATCGGAATTAACAATTACTTTTACAAGTAATAAATGTAAAACCTTGCATTTTCACCCTAATAAGCTCCAGAGGGGGGAAGGAGTCACCCAACCTTTTGCACAAGAAATAAGTTCATAATGCATGAGTTTTTCATTACAGTTTTCTTTTGCGACCAAATTCCTGATGAGCAGTTGTGcagttttaaataataataataataatccgcttttatatagcgcttaatccatcggaacgacgtttctaagcgctttacagatatattattaccccggtcatcggattcaatcagtcattcccgcacacaatgtgtgcacatcctccactccctggggagtattccagtcagtcgcctgcaATATTTCTTGCTTGTACATCAAACCCCGAAATgctcaaaaacacaatttcatgtaaaaatccAAGACAACTGTAAAAGGCAAATTTCATCAATgccattattttttcctttggtgattgaaataaattcatttcatgattttgtgATAGAAATCGGGTATCAAACAAATGTTACTGAAAATACTTCctataaaattaataaaaggaaTAGTCACAAAgtcaagaaaacaaatatactGTTTACTTTTATAAAAGATTCAATCAGGATCTAACATCAGTGTCtcgacaaaaaataataatttgaggGTTTTATTCCATAAATTGGAACATAGTTACAATTTCATGCACAAATTAGcgcaaaatttcaatttttcagttTTCATAGGAAATTTTGCGTGGTGTGTGTACCAAGTTTAGTTGCACAACATCCAAGATGTCAGGCAGGAAGTCCTGGGCAAAATAAATCTTACAAGTGACTTTCTACATTCAAAATgtataagtaaaacaaaatctacatgtagtagtGAAGGAAAAGAATTTTAATTCTTTACTTTGCAAAATGACCACATTTCTACAGAatacatgaaaaagaaattaaaagccTTGCTACAGTATAATACATGACATGCACCTCTGTACATCAcacaattttcaaatattacaTATCTTCACAATTAACCAGAGAAATGTGTTAAATCAGATTTACACACCGAGTGGTTCACGAATGTAAGAAATCCATATCAATTTTAGGAGGGTACATTtctcatcttaaaaaaaaaagtattattttccattacatttaatTACAAATGTACATCAACATTCCTCTTCTCATGCTAGTTAGTTTTGGTTCTACAGTTTAGAAAAAAAGCAGTTCTGACACCCCTCaatattttcatatgaaattggACAATGCTTGAAGTCTTATGACCGCTTCATATAGGACTGGTTATGGAAACCAAGATATACTTAATCATATCAAATGCATTTAAAACCAGCATAATTAAGCTGCATATATAATCATGCCACATACATAATTATGCTGCATGTACTTCTGATATTACATaggaaaatttttattttgaaatatcataaaattAAATGTGTTTGGGGGATAAGTGTCACATCATAAATATGTGAATTATGaaaaattggatttttctcatttaaGAATTACTATCTTCAGTATTCACGTGGAAATTGTGAAAAGATATATGGAAATAATGACAAAATAGTACCCAATGGATCCAGATAACTCGCTGTCACATTGAGAGTCATTTTTCAGCTTCAGGCATTTCTGGACATGCAGAGTGAGATCATTTGTTTCTGATACCAGGCAATGTGTAATATACAGTGTACTACATAACATTCTGTCTCCCCTTTTTTCAAGGTATTCTACAACCTCACAAAATGTCAGCATCTTCACTAGTCTCTCTCCATTCCTTAGATATTGTTCTGTCATGGTATAGAAATTTAAATTCAATCAGACTTTTAGCCAGCGCGCGACTATGGCACCGGCCCGATggtcccagaccagtaaaacactttaaattcatttatctcAAAATGTGTTTCTATCTGCTGCAACCCTCTTATGGTCTTTTGTGAAAGTGGTAATGATTTATAAAACTAATTCCATCCTGGGTAATAGAATACACATATCAATTGATAAGCAGCATGGGTATGACATTCAGAGTGAATGTTGAGAATAGTATTTCTTTGAATGTCCGTCAGGAGAAATTTATTATGATTCCAAAATCCTATCGCAACTCTTATGTGCTTTAAATTGTTTCttatattttggtcacttggcCTTTTTTCTTACAAGGATCTCTCTATTTAAcatacaaaaaacaatatacaagACAATCTTTAACTAATCATTATGAGGTTGGAGCTCCTTTCTTCTGCTTTTTCTTCTCtgcctcctcttccttctccttttcGATCTCTGTGACGTACTTCTCGACTTCTGATACCTCGTACAtctgatgataaaaaaataataacacatATAACACAGGACATTAATGTAGGAAGTAGATGATAATGAAAGACACTATAAGGATGGTTCGGTATCTGTACTGTTTATTTAGATTTTGTGGCCATTTTGAAGAGCACCCTCATCTTGCCTTCATACACATTTTCATACGTGTAGATTCTTTTCAAACAAATTCAACCAAATTAAATGCAAAAATGGGGTCAAATATGCAACCTTTTGCTGAACATACAGAGGCCATACCCTCTATGTGATGATAACGGCAATTTTGACGAGCGCCATCACTCTTTGAatgttttatgtacatgtatactttctGAATAACTTTCATAACAATTCATACAAAATATGTCCAATTCCTACTGCCCAACACTAAAATGCTTAATGACAACAATGCATGTATATACACTTTACAAATAGTTTGGCAGCCATTCTGAAGAGCACCCTCACTTACTTCAACTATTTAGGTCTGGAATATACTGTAATCATTGCTTGTTTGAGAATATTCATCCATTATAAATTCTAATGCTCAATTATAATTGGGGCTGGttacataaagcttagcaactGATTGTGGGACTGATTTTTACGAATAATCATACACAATAAACAGTCCGATCAAGCACAGAAAATAAGCCGTACAATTAATCGCTAAGCTTGATACTACAGGTCCCTCAACTAATACATCAATGCCATGTTCAAATTAGCTGAAGCTTTCATAAGTCAAAACTTATAATAATGTGTGatatttatttagttttcaaactttaatttttcattgttatacTTGTGCCATATTTGatttttcacaattattttttcttgggGTAGTCTTGACCTTTAACCCCCTCACCTTGAGTGGCTCTCCTCTCCTCATCACAGCCAGTTCTATATTCTTGGCTCCCGATTGGACGACTTCTAACAGGGCTCTGACTGCTAGCTTGACCGTCTCGCGTTCCTTCTCAACAACCTCGTCAGAGTAATGCTTCTCGAGGAACTCCCTTACTGTCTTTGCACTGCGTCCGATGGCATTAGCCTGAAAcattgataatgtaaacaattcATTAATTCATCAGTGCTTAAACCATATTGTTTTAAGCATTTGGTGTTAATGGAGCACAACAATCTAAGAATTCAAAACTGAAGGACCATATAAGAGTTTCATGAAGATTCTTGTCAATGATTTCACTGACAAATGTtaagagctacatgtactactaaTTCTTGCATCTGAATGGCTGAGGGCAAATAATCAATAAGAAACCCTTTCACGAAACTCTCATTTGAATAGGATATTTTACATGACCCAGCaagagacaagaaaaaaaaggagcagattgaatatataataaatacaacACTACAAAGGAGTGTATTATTGTTGTACCACCAGTGCTCTGAAAAGAGATTATTGTGTTGCTGATCCTTTGTCTTTACTTCCTTTGCCACTTTTCAAAGTTGATTGAACCTACTGCTCAGTGGTCAGCATGTTCAGGATTGTAATGTCGTAAAATTGGTGCAAAATAGGCCAAAAGGTGGTTGGGATAACCGTTTTTATGTAATGCACCTTTCACAAATGACAACACCTCCAAGGGCCACCCTCTCTTGGGTGaggtttcataaaactgtaaGTTGTACAAAACTTTACACACAACTTTTAACCTATTCTTATGTGCTTAGTCAGATTCTGCATCATTTTTATCAACCATCGGAAGAAACATTGTTTGTACATTAAAATTCTTCTCACTAATAAGGCATCCCATTTAGCACAAGAACATGTGACCAGTCGTGAAGGAAGAACCCTTCCATTCCAGAGAAAGCTGCTGAGAACCAAAGCTCTCTTCCTACCTTCCATGAATGGTATGTGCCTGCTGGGTCAGTCTGGTACAGTCTGGGGGAACCATCATAGTCAAATCCTACAATCAGAGTTGACAGTCCAAAGGGCCTTCGACCATTGCTTTGTGTGTAACGCTGGGTAAAAGAATGAGACAGATTGTTGATGCATTCAAAACAAGAAGCTCACAGaggtaataacaataaaactcaTATAATGGATGCAAGATCACACTGTTAAGTAAGCTGAGGGCTCAAATATATTCAGTACATGCATACTTACGTATTCCTTAAACATAAATTTTGCACTCGATTGACACAAACAAGTACCAACAAAGGGCATTGAACTTTTATGCATGTCTTTGTACAGAACCAAACAAAACATGCATGTTGCTGGCATAAGAAATGGAACCCTTAAGAACAGAATCTTAATGATTTGGGGGCTAACCGAATGAGTGATAAAACCAGAGAATGAGAGATTTCAACTGTGTACCTAATaactcagtcacatttgctctacgacGGGATTACAGCGAGTAAAAAAAAgccatttattcattttcattcaactaCCTTTATGTATctggtacaaaaaatattgaaatggcGGTTTTCAACTCACCGTACGAGGAACAGGGATACAGGgttcatcaataaaaaaaaagtcaaaatgaTGTGCTTGGGAAAAGCTGGCAAGACGTGGAAAGGGGGTTTAAGGGCCTCATATATCCACACCGCAATTATACACAAGTTCCCCCGTTCTACCCGTCGTCACCTAACCAATAGATGTAGTAGTTACTCTGGTACATACCTGTTTAAGCTGAGCCATAAATCGAGTGATATACTCCACTGTAACAGGATCTTCTACAGTTAGCTTGTGACTCTGGCATTCTATCCTGGCCCTGTTGATGAGGATGCGGGCATCTGCTGTCAGGCCTGAAAGGAATTAAGCAATGGgtaatttcaagttcagtgttgacatTTTGGAGGTGGTGTAAGATCAATTTTTTAAGTTCAGCAAAGCACCAAACTTAAAATAAAGCTGGTCCCAGGACAACTCTTCCCAAGTGTTGATCTATCAACAATTTACTTTGTTCATTCTTGTAAACTAAAATAAGGTGATAGAGCTGGACATGCTCCGGGTCTACGCTTTAGTATTGGGATTACAGATGTAAAAGGGTTTTATAGGGTATAAAATCAATGGTTGAAATTGGTAATccgattagtgtgtggaatttatatGCAGCAATTCTCACCCGAACAAATATGTCAGAACCACTGGAGAAgagcatttacatgtaaatatgtgcTTCCAACACTATCACCAGTACTATTAAATCTTGGTTAATGATAGTTCAGTTGATTTCTTTGCTTAATTGTACATAATGATCAATGAAATCAAGCATTTAAAGGGCCTATCTATTTAAAGCCAATCAGctttcatcatatttttctaGCAACCCCCTTTTCTGGGGTTTAACCACATTTTGTTTCCATAGATCatcacaagtaaaaaaaattcatcatattGGCACTATTATTTTGTCAGTTCTCAACATACTGGAACATGAAGAATGCAGAGCAGATTCATAAATTAACTCCATAGCTCTTTGCACGTAAGAAACTAAAGGTTATGAGACACAAGAGAAGCAAACTCCAGCAAAGTCACATACCATTAAACTAGCCATTCATGTGTATAACAGATATGACTCTGTCACTGTTTGATATTTGCCCTCTCcagtctacatgtataaatactTCAATACAATTAGATGGAGAGACATAAACTTGAAGATTATTTTCTCCTCTTCACAATGCATCACCTCTGATCAGGTAAAAACCTTTAGTGgttgacttttttttcaagaatggaACTGCACTGGATGCAGAATGTGCTTCCTCTGGTGAATCATTCCAATTATTTATGCTTCTAATCGAAAAGTGTTTTAATATGTGCAATTGGTGATTGTCaggtgataatattgatatcattcaaacaatcaacaagtggaatgcctctggccgtctcacctgcatcacgcggttcaatatagcagcagtgctgactttgaatactactctaactcgcacaagatgttcagtgatacatggttactcttatgtccactttttatgaactagaccaataaacttacagagattcaccaaaaaaccccaacatggccaaagttcattgaccttacatgacctttgaccttgatcatgtgacctgaaactcaaacaggatattcagtgatacttgattactcttatgtacaagtttcatgaataagatccataaactttcaaagttatgatggtaattcaacagatacacccaattcggccaaagttcattgacctttgaccttggtcatgtgacctgaaacgtgcacaggatgttcagtgatacttgattactctaatgtccaagtttaatgaactagaccaataaactatcaaagttatgatggtaattcaacagatacccctgattcggccaaagttcattgaccctaaatgacctttgaccttaatcatgagacctgaaacttgcacaaaattttcagtgatgcttgattactattatgtccaagtttcatgaatcagatccataaactttcaaagttatgatgggaattcaacagatatccccaattcggccaaagttcattgaccctaaatgacctttgaccttggtcatgtgacgtgaaactcatgcaggatgttcagtgatacttgattaaccttatgtccaagtttcatgaactaggtccatatattttctaagttatgatgacatttcaaaaacttaaccacaggttaagatttcgatgttgattcctccaacatggtctaagttcattgaccctaaatgacctttgaccttggtcatgtgacatgaaactctaataggatgttcagtaatacttgattaaccttatggccaagtttcatgaactaggtccatatactttttaagttatgatgtcatttcaaaaacttaacctcaggttaagatttgatgttgacgccgccgccgccgtcggaaaagcggcgcctatagtctcactttgcttcgcaggtgagacaaaaatagacTAGacaaacagttttatgaaaataCCCAATCAAGTTCTTACCAGCAAAGGCCATACAGACATGGTCATCAAGAACACATATTTTCCTGACAGTCCTCTCTTCCTGCAGCTTGGCAACTGATTTCTTCTCTACACCCAAGACCACCAGATCCTTTCCACGCACACCAACCTAAATCACACAGGACAAACAATGATTAGGAGATTTTGTTCAATTGTACACTAAAACAGGGCGGGGGTAAAATGCCTCttgcagtctcacctgcattaccgaattcaatgtagcagcagtgatgaatccactaaaaaaaaaaggtttggatAAAACGAAAAacatcaaacaagcataaataTACTTCAAGGTTTATCTTCTTTTCAAAAAACAAGATATATGCACAAAACCATGTTATGCACATGAGAATCGATAATGTCACAAGGTGCTGGTCAATATTGATTTCAATGGTGATTATCGCCAATAACGTAATATATTTCCAAGCCTTAAAATTTATTATGGGCTGCAATTCTGTGAGAACAGGGAAGGGGGAAATGAAAGATAGGCTATCATTGGTGCTTGTCCATGATAATTGGGCAATTGGGTACCAACTCATGAACTTCTGAGTTGGTTTAAATCTAAAGCAATACAGAGCAGCATTTAATACTGATTACCAGAAACATTTCATAATCAGCAATATTTTGGTCAATAGTCATATCATGTTATCGCGACATATCTTGAATGAATACCatgaatgaatattcaatatttttcaatatcataTAATTTTGATATCTGAAATCGTCCAGCACTTTCATTTGTTGCATTTTGTCATATATGAAGTATgagttatttcaattttttccctaTTATAATGTAATCAAACCGATTCATCTGGAGCAACCCAatcacgaaccaagaccatttcGCACATAGACAATGTGACCGGATATCGATAATTTTgcacgcagtccgaaggaattattttggCGACCACGtagtcatgacgtgatctgcgcaaAGGCCAATCAGCGGTCTCCGATTCGCTTAGCCGAGACGGTGTATCCATTGTCTTGTCTTGTATTTCCGTTAAAGCAtacaatcattatattgattattatggcatatgaacatcaagattgacttgacctgaattttgcagggaccggcaggtgcaatacaccgggtgaacaccctactctttgacgaatagtgtattggttttaacgtgcataggttgtgactctcctatacacgggaccaacatttgcgtcctttccgatggacggagtgttttccaactgcattcacacctgcactgaatacagtggtgaggcacgTTAACACACAATGctatagcatcagattttttgtCAGACGCGTTTCGGCATGAGCGGGACTCGAACCCCTCACGttgagatctacgatcttaCCCGAAACATGAGCTCCAACCGACTGAGCTACGCTGCCATATCGCcattgtacacagtctatggacaatttaCCACTTTGCTGCCACACTTTCCATCCTAATTAGATGCTTGCGTTTACTAGCATTATGCGCATCAGAGCatatcaaagaagaaaaaaaaatagatcagtAAGAAATAGTGAAAGTATCATTGGCTCTGTTCTCTTTgtcatgaaaatataattttgaaatttcataacttcctaattatttttatcatggaGTTTGcaggatttttcaaaatttacagTCACATCATGTCTTCATAATCACGGAATGCATGCTTTGAATTTTCAATTCCAGGCAAGGGCGCACAAACAATGTAATTTAGTACATGCGTAGaattcaggggcccgtttctcaagtCAACACcatcataagtctaacttcttgactaaatagGAGATAGCGAGCTACTTGTCCGccaaccgtttcacgaagccctctttaccaagatcgggtacaacaaccttactaaatatttatgacacctccgaacctgtcataacttctttcttaatgacgtagaggcatcacgtgggtagactatgacatgcaaacgtgcctagaaatttgaaaattataatcttacgtaatcaataatagaggttgaaattacatcacaaaacaagtaagataatgcattcaatggtcattgtaatacaaagaaaCTATAAAAACTTACTAAAatgccacaaaaccattcattttgaaatattccACTGATTCTtggaatattttcccaaactcttagaatatttctggtattttctgaGCCATCcgattataatataaatatgcatAGCATAAcattggcgaagaacaataggaaacaagatggcggcgtaaacatcgggcaagtctcttccgccttgtcatgatatttttctcattttttttatgaattcttgtttaaaaataaaatcgcgGGCGCAGAATTGTCAGAAATGAAGTTacatcccatgtacatgatttagggctagatcttttagaaggaaagtagaaatctcgggggcgaaagtttcaggttttggcggcCTACACGCACGTGTATGGATAGGAATACCTGGCTTCAATGAGAGTAAGCCTACGTCagtgaatgatttttactctcaagaagccgcctggctagtcACACGGAATATCCGATCGAGTTCACCGTACCAAAGTTTGGGTAGGTGGAGTGGAGTGTAGTGTAGCGGTAATGAAGttgagcctgcacgaacttcgcccgAGGTATAACTTAGTGagacttcttcttcttctttaggtacatgtatactgccCAACGCCCCACAATGGGAGCCAACCGGGCAGGAagtgtaaagaaaaaataaaacccaAGTAGGCCTACCTCCACTCCATAAGTTAACGTTAAACTGGCTTAACTTAGTTAAGCAAGGTAAAATCTTGCCTTCTTGGTTTAAAACTTTAATTCCCAATCCTTGTAATTGTATTTCTATTATTCTGAAATAAAAACTCttttacaatcctaactctagaGTCTACCCTGTGCCTTTTGAGATATCAAggtcggagcaaatgtcgcaggagtcaggagcaaatgtcgtgacTTGTGTCACTCTCAGTCTCACCAGGGTAggcaatattttgaaacaagTAGCGGTCTGCGCACAGCACTACGTGAAGAAAATGTCGACTAGGTAATACCGCCCCTAATGAATATGCATAAGTCCATTGCGGCGCTCGGCTCACTACACAGCTCTTCGTCTGAATTAGATTTACAATTCTTACTTGTCCGGCCTAGCATGGAAGTTTGGGGAACACGCAGAATGCAGCTTGGAActgataaaatgcaaaaattattGATACAAGTAATCATATGAAGTATGACGTCAAAAAATACCATACAAACGATACCAATACTAGAACACGCAA is a window of Lytechinus variegatus isolate NC3 chromosome 2, Lvar_3.0, whole genome shotgun sequence DNA encoding:
- the LOC121407404 gene encoding proteasome subunit alpha type-7; this translates as MTSRYDRAITVFSPDGHLFQVEYAQEAVKKGSTAVGVRGKDLVVLGVEKKSVAKLQEERTVRKICVLDDHVCMAFAGLTADARILINRARIECQSHKLTVEDPVTVEYITRFMAQLKQRYTQSNGRRPFGLSTLIVGFDYDGSPRLYQTDPAGTYHSWKANAIGRSAKTVREFLEKHYSDEVVEKERETVKLAVRALLEVVQSGAKNIELAVMRRGEPLKMYEVSEVEKYVTEIEKEKEEEAEKKKQKKGAPTS